Proteins from a genomic interval of Massilia sp. KIM:
- a CDS encoding LytTR family DNA-binding domain-containing protein, with the protein MSTTVLIAEDEPLMRERLLDMLPQAWPEASVVAVAENGNDAWDAFLEHEPQVVFLDIRMPGMSGLEVADRIGKLAHVVFVTAYDQYAVDAFDAGAIDYLLKPVQPGRLDRAVARLREKLASGPADLGEVLRQLRAHSPEPRQEKLKWLKASVGKQIRLIDVDEVLFFQADSKYTRVVLAGSEALVRIPLKDLLSGLDRDRFWQIHRGTLVNVNAIAAAERIDAERMQVLLRGSSEKLPVSRSFTHLFRE; encoded by the coding sequence ATGAGCACGACCGTGTTGATCGCCGAAGACGAACCGCTGATGCGCGAGCGCCTGCTGGACATGCTGCCCCAGGCCTGGCCGGAAGCCAGCGTGGTGGCGGTGGCCGAGAACGGCAACGACGCCTGGGACGCCTTCCTCGAACACGAGCCGCAGGTGGTCTTCCTCGACATCCGCATGCCCGGCATGTCGGGGCTGGAGGTGGCGGACCGGATCGGCAAGCTGGCCCACGTGGTATTCGTCACCGCCTACGACCAGTACGCGGTCGACGCCTTCGACGCCGGCGCCATCGACTACCTGCTCAAGCCGGTGCAGCCGGGACGGCTCGACCGCGCCGTGGCGCGCCTGCGCGAGAAGCTGGCGAGCGGCCCGGCCGACCTGGGCGAGGTGCTGCGCCAGCTGCGCGCGCATTCGCCCGAGCCGAGGCAGGAAAAGCTCAAGTGGCTCAAGGCCAGCGTGGGCAAGCAGATCCGCCTGATCGACGTCGACGAGGTGCTGTTCTTCCAGGCCGACAGCAAGTACACGCGGGTGGTGCTGGCGGGCTCGGAGGCGCTGGTGCGGATTCCCCTGAAGGACTTGCTGAGTGGGCTGGATCGGGACCGCTTCTGGCAGATCCACCGAGGCACCCTGGTGAACGTGAACGCCATCGCGGCGGCGGAGCGGATCGATGCGGAGCGTATGCAGGTGCTGCTGCGCGGCAGCAGCGAAAAGCTGCCGGTGAGCCGCAGCTTTACCCACCTGTTTCGGGAATGA
- a CDS encoding sugar MFS transporter yields the protein MAIPTPTSTTAAPKTDTAPNALPANTGSLQTFVFALFFVFGGITSLNDVIIPKLKDLFTLNYFQAMLVQSAFFAAYFFVSIPAAAIVQKIGYMRSAVVGLLTMALGCLLFIPASWSGMFATFLLALFVLASGITIVQVVANPLISMLGAPQTASSRLTFAQAFNSLGTTVFPYVGAILILGSLATIDPSTLSGAALDAYREEETRVVVHTYIGLAIALAILAGAVWINRRKLVESPAPDASILGAFDLLKQPRFAFGALCIFLYVGAEVAIGSIIVNYLMEANVLGMSAEEAGKHVPLYWGGAMVGRFIGAGLLRLFSPGKVLAFAAAGTIGLLVLSGTSTGVVSGWSLLAIGLFNSIMFPTIFSLACEGLGKRAAEGSGLICVAIVGGAIVPLLMGHTADIAGLKMSLVVPAVCYAAILLFGVYARRPRGV from the coding sequence ATGGCCATCCCGACTCCCACCAGCACCACCGCTGCGCCCAAAACTGATACCGCTCCCAACGCGCTGCCCGCCAACACCGGCAGCCTGCAGACCTTCGTCTTCGCCCTGTTCTTCGTCTTCGGCGGCATCACCAGCCTGAACGACGTCATCATCCCGAAGCTCAAGGACCTGTTCACGCTCAATTACTTCCAGGCGATGCTGGTGCAGTCGGCCTTCTTCGCCGCCTACTTCTTCGTCTCGATCCCGGCCGCCGCGATCGTGCAGAAGATCGGCTACATGCGAAGCGCGGTGGTGGGCCTGCTGACCATGGCCCTGGGCTGCCTGCTGTTCATCCCGGCCTCGTGGTCGGGCATGTTCGCGACCTTCCTGCTGGCGCTGTTCGTGCTGGCCTCGGGCATCACCATCGTGCAGGTGGTGGCCAATCCGCTGATCTCGATGCTGGGCGCGCCCCAGACCGCGTCCAGCCGCCTGACTTTCGCCCAGGCCTTCAACTCGCTGGGCACCACCGTCTTCCCCTACGTAGGCGCGATCCTGATCCTGGGCTCGCTGGCCACGATCGATCCGAGCACCCTGAGCGGCGCGGCGCTGGACGCCTACCGCGAAGAGGAAACCCGGGTCGTGGTGCACACCTACATCGGCCTGGCGATCGCCCTGGCCATCCTGGCCGGCGCGGTCTGGATCAACCGCCGCAAGCTGGTCGAGAGCCCGGCGCCGGACGCCAGCATCCTGGGCGCCTTCGACCTGCTCAAGCAGCCGCGCTTCGCCTTCGGCGCGCTGTGCATCTTCCTGTACGTGGGCGCGGAAGTGGCGATCGGCTCGATCATCGTCAACTACCTGATGGAAGCCAACGTGCTCGGCATGAGCGCCGAGGAAGCCGGCAAGCACGTGCCGCTGTACTGGGGCGGCGCGATGGTCGGCCGTTTCATCGGTGCCGGCCTGCTGCGCCTGTTCTCGCCGGGTAAAGTGCTGGCTTTCGCCGCCGCCGGCACCATCGGCCTGCTGGTCCTGTCGGGCACCAGCACCGGCGTGGTGTCGGGCTGGTCGCTGCTGGCCATCGGCCTGTTCAACTCGATCATGTTCCCGACCATCTTCTCGCTGGCCTGCGAGGGGCTGGGCAAGCGCGCCGCGGAAGGCTCGGGACTGATCTGCGTGGCCATCGTCGGCGGCGCCATCGTGCCGCTCCTGATGGGCCACACCGCCGACATCGCCGGCCTCAAGATGTCGCTGGTGGTGCCGGCCGTGTGCTACGCCGCGATCCTGCTGTTCGGCGTCTACGCACGCCGTCCGCGCGGCGTGTAA